In one window of Rhizobium oryzihabitans DNA:
- the sufD gene encoding Fe-S cluster assembly protein SufD, with protein sequence MNIQATNRLTPAETALVDAYTAKFSELPGDGAVVAARDVLFDDLKTGGLPTRRIEAWHYTDLKSLLRAVPEDRPAPVIEKQTPTVAGSLVAYVQHGTADIGKIEDVRVSRFAESLLDGSAAAGLAEASKDDAIGRINGSFVRDGLVLEIPADADIEKPIELQAVHGAGQVHSRFPVRFGKGSKATVIERHLSVTSDAAFVSSVSDIVVEDGAEVTWIILQQQGAADIHLGQLRMKIGADAKIRLFIVNAGGKLARQELRIDVEGEGTDLIVRGVNLLGGETHTDVTMVLGHNVPNTTSTEVFRNVVFDRAKGIFQGMIRVAPDAQKTDAKMACNTLLMSDDGEFSAKPELEIFADDVQCGHGATVADISDNHLYYLMARGVPRAKARAMLVNAFVAEIVEELEEENLVEALETIISGWLEHHA encoded by the coding sequence ATGAACATTCAAGCTACCAACCGGCTGACGCCAGCGGAAACCGCGCTGGTCGACGCTTACACTGCCAAGTTCAGCGAATTGCCGGGCGACGGCGCTGTTGTCGCCGCGCGTGACGTGCTGTTCGACGATCTGAAGACCGGCGGTCTTCCGACCCGCCGCATCGAGGCGTGGCATTATACCGATCTGAAGAGCCTGCTGCGCGCCGTTCCGGAAGACCGGCCTGCGCCTGTTATCGAAAAGCAGACACCCACTGTTGCCGGTTCGCTGGTCGCCTATGTGCAGCATGGCACGGCCGATATCGGCAAGATTGAAGACGTCCGCGTGTCGCGTTTTGCCGAAAGCCTGCTCGATGGCTCCGCTGCTGCCGGTCTTGCCGAAGCCAGCAAGGATGACGCGATTGGCCGCATCAATGGCAGCTTCGTGCGCGATGGTCTGGTGCTCGAGATCCCGGCCGATGCCGATATCGAGAAGCCGATCGAATTGCAGGCGGTCCATGGCGCAGGCCAGGTTCACAGCCGCTTCCCGGTCCGTTTCGGCAAGGGCTCCAAGGCGACCGTCATAGAGCGTCACCTTTCGGTGACTTCGGATGCGGCCTTTGTTTCCTCCGTCAGCGACATCGTCGTTGAAGACGGTGCGGAAGTGACCTGGATCATCCTGCAGCAACAGGGTGCGGCCGATATCCATCTTGGCCAGCTGCGCATGAAAATCGGCGCGGATGCCAAGATTCGCCTGTTCATTGTCAATGCCGGCGGCAAGCTGGCGCGGCAGGAACTGCGCATCGACGTGGAAGGCGAGGGCACGGACCTAATCGTTCGCGGCGTCAACCTTTTGGGTGGCGAAACCCATACCGACGTGACGATGGTTCTTGGCCACAACGTGCCGAACACGACCTCCACGGAAGTGTTCCGCAACGTGGTGTTCGATCGTGCAAAGGGCATTTTCCAGGGCATGATCCGGGTGGCTCCCGATGCCCAGAAGACCGACGCGAAGATGGCGTGCAATACGCTTCTGATGTCCGACGATGGCGAGTTCTCGGCAAAGCCGGAACTGGAAATCTTCGCTGACGACGTTCAGTGCGGCCATGGCGCGACGGTTGCCGATATCAGCGACAATCATCTCTATTATCTGATGGCGCGCGGCGTGCCGCGGGCGAAGGCACGGGCGATGCTCGTCAACGCCTTCGTCGCCGAGATCGTCGAGGAACTGGAAGAAGAAAATCTGGTAGAGGCGCTGGAGACGATCATCTCCGGCTGGCTGGAACATCATGCCTGA
- a CDS encoding cysteine desulfurase: MPESERAALAAPYDIEAVRKDFPILSREVYGKPLVYLDNGASAQKPQVVIDAVSHAYANEYANVHRGLHFLSNAATDAYEAAREKVRRFLNAGSVDEIVFTKSSTEAINTVAYGYGMPKIGEGDEIVISIMEHHSNIVPWHFIRERQGAKLVWVPVDDDGAFHIEAFEKSLTERTKLVAITHMSNALGTIVPVKEICRIAHERGIPVLIDGSQGAVHMPVDVRDIDCDWYVMTGHKLYGPSGIGVLYGKADRLREMRPFQGGGEMILDVTEDNVTYNEPPHRFEAGTPPIVQAIGLGYALDYMDNLGRAAIAAHEADLAAYAAERLREINSLRIIGNAPDKGGIFSFELEGIHAHDVSMVIDRRGVAVRAGTHCAMPLLKRFGVTSTCRASFGLYNTRGEVDSLVEALEYARKFFA; the protein is encoded by the coding sequence ATGCCTGAGAGCGAACGCGCCGCATTGGCGGCCCCTTATGACATCGAAGCCGTGCGCAAGGATTTCCCGATCCTGTCGCGCGAGGTCTATGGCAAGCCGCTGGTCTATCTCGACAACGGCGCGTCCGCTCAAAAACCGCAGGTGGTGATCGACGCCGTTTCGCATGCTTATGCCAATGAGTATGCGAATGTGCATCGCGGCCTGCATTTTCTCTCCAATGCCGCAACCGACGCCTATGAGGCGGCGCGCGAAAAGGTGCGCCGTTTCCTGAACGCCGGTTCGGTGGATGAGATCGTCTTCACCAAATCCTCCACCGAGGCGATCAATACGGTCGCTTACGGTTATGGCATGCCGAAGATCGGCGAAGGCGACGAGATCGTCATCTCGATCATGGAGCATCATTCCAACATCGTGCCATGGCATTTCATCCGCGAGCGGCAGGGTGCGAAGCTCGTCTGGGTGCCTGTCGATGATGACGGCGCGTTTCATATCGAGGCTTTCGAAAAGAGCCTGACGGAGCGCACCAAGCTTGTTGCCATCACCCATATGTCGAATGCGCTCGGCACCATCGTGCCGGTCAAGGAAATCTGCCGTATCGCGCATGAGCGCGGCATTCCGGTGTTGATCGATGGTTCGCAGGGCGCGGTTCACATGCCGGTCGATGTGCGCGATATCGATTGCGACTGGTATGTGATGACCGGCCACAAGCTTTACGGTCCCTCGGGCATCGGCGTGCTTTATGGCAAGGCCGACCGCTTGCGCGAGATGCGGCCGTTCCAGGGCGGCGGCGAGATGATCCTCGACGTTACCGAAGACAATGTAACTTATAACGAGCCGCCGCACCGTTTCGAAGCCGGTACGCCGCCCATCGTGCAGGCCATCGGCCTCGGTTACGCGCTGGATTACATGGACAATCTCGGCCGCGCCGCGATTGCAGCACACGAGGCCGATCTTGCCGCTTATGCTGCCGAGCGGTTGCGCGAGATCAATTCGCTGCGCATCATCGGCAATGCGCCGGACAAGGGCGGCATCTTCTCCTTCGAGCTTGAGGGCATTCACGCCCATGATGTCTCGATGGTGATCGACCGGCGCGGCGTTGCCGTGCGTGCGGGCACCCATTGCGCCATGCCGCTCTTGAAACGCTTCGGCGTCACCTCCACATGCCGGGCATCGTTCGGCCTTTACAATACCCGCGGCGAAGTAGACTCTCTTGTTGAGGCGCTGGAATATGCGCGCAAATTTTTCGCCTGA
- a CDS encoding SUF system Fe-S cluster assembly protein → MTAEATAKTQDTTEDAAKPSSIPPDELARLSDDVIAALKTVYDPEIPADIFELGLVYKIDIEDDRMVKIVMTLTAPGCPVAGEMPGWVENAVGAVEGVSGVVVEMTFDPPWTPDRMSEEAQVAVGWY, encoded by the coding sequence ATGACTGCCGAAGCCACTGCAAAGACCCAGGATACGACCGAAGACGCGGCAAAGCCGTCGTCTATCCCGCCTGATGAACTGGCGCGCCTCAGCGATGACGTGATCGCGGCGCTGAAGACCGTCTACGACCCGGAAATTCCGGCCGATATCTTCGAACTCGGTCTCGTCTACAAGATCGACATCGAGGATGACCGGATGGTCAAGATCGTCATGACGCTGACGGCGCCCGGTTGCCCGGTGGCCGGTGAAATGCCAGGCTGGGTGGAAAATGCCGTGGGCGCCGTCGAGGGTGTCTCCGGTGTCGTGGTCGAAATGACCTTCGATCCGCCATGGACGCCGGACCGCATGTCGGAAGAAGCACAGGTCGCTGTCGGCTGGTATTGA